One Mycobacterium paraseoulense genomic window, TCGTCGACGTTCCAGCAGTAGACGGCCCGGCCCTGGGCGATCGCGCGATCCGCCAGCTGGGGATATTCCTTCAGCGTCGCGAGCGAAGGCCCGACGGCGGTGGCGCCGACGGCCGTGGCCGCGCCGCTGGTCAAGTAGCGCGCGGTTCTGCCGAGCAGCACGGTCGGCAGCAGCGGAGCGGCTCGCCGGATCCGCCAGACCGCGGCCGCCGAAAACGACATCACCACCGCGCGGGACCGGTCGGCGGAGGCTGGGGCGGCGATGCCGAAGCGGTGTAGCAGCGCGAGCAGCTTGGTTTCCACCAGCGAGCCGTATCGCACCGGGTGCTTGGTTTCGATGAACAGCTTCACCGGCCGGCGCCAGTCCAGGACGAGCGAAACCAGGGCGTCCAGCGTCAGCAGGCTGGTGTCACCGTGTGTGCCGTCTTCACGCCAGCTGTCGTGCCACGCTCCGTACTCGAGCTCACGCAGCTCAGCGAGGGTCATCGTGCTGACCAGCCCGGCCCCGGTCGACGTGCGGTCCAGACGCCGGTCGTGCACGCACACCAGGTGGCCGTCGCGCGTCAGGCGCACGTCGCATTCCACGCCGTCGGCGCCCTCCCTGAGGGCGAGGTCGTAGGCGGCCAGCGTGTGTTCGGGCCGAGCGGCCGACGCGCCGCGGTGGGCTACCACAAAGGGGTGCCCGGCGAGCACCTCCTCGGCCCACGTCATACGCCTAATGCTGCCGCTTCCTGCCCCTCCAGCTCAACCGGGCGCGATGTGGGCACCGGGTCGTCGGTGACCACAACCCAGCGGTGCGCGGGCCGTTCGACCGGCTTCCGCTCGAAACCCTCGAAGACCCGGGCGGCCGCGGCGATCGTCAGCGCCGCGAGCAGGTACGCGAAAACCATGGTGATCGTGTTGTTGGCGATACCCTGCGCGTCCCTGGCGAAGCTGGTGACCATGGCGAAGACGGAGACCAGGTAGCTGGCCACCCACGCGACCCACCACTGGACGATTGGTCGCCGTATCCGGGCGTAGTACTCCTCCAGGATCGCCAGCTCGATGACGTAGACCGGCGCCCACAACAGATTGGCCAGCGGCACCACGCACCCCGCCCACAACGTACGGGTGGACCGCGGCTCGGGCAGGCCGTGATGCGCGAACACGGCGGCGCGGCGAGCGATGAGCCAACGGATCAGCATCACCCCGGAGGTGAACACCGCCGCGATCGCGGCCGCGCTGGCCAGGACGCCGAGCCAGTCCGCCCCTGCGGCGATCCAGGAGTTCAGCAGGGTGTTCCGGTTGATGATCAGCAGCAGGTATCGCACGACATAGACCAGAGCCGCGATGCCGAGGACGAGCACGCTCACAAACAGCGTGGTGCGAATTGTCGGTACGGCCGGCCCGGGGCGCGCGGCCGCCTCGGCCGCCGCCGGCGTTGGCTCGACGCGGTCGGCCAGGCCCCAGCGCGGCATCACGGCATAACGCGGAGTGGGGCCGAGGGGACGTCGTCCGCGCCGGGTGGGCGGCGCGGCACCGGGACGCACCGCTATCCAGCGAAAGCCCGGCGGTAGGCGCGGCGGCGTGCGCTGCCATCCCCGGGCCCCGGACGGTCGGCTCGCCGGCGCGGCGGTTTGTGCGCCCCACCGCGGATCGGGCGCCGGCGCGTCCGGCAGCGGGGCCAGCAGGGCTCCCCGACAACGGGGACACCACTCGCGTTGCCGCTCGCGCACGTTCCACCGGGTGCCGCATTGGGAGCACACCTGGATCACCGGACTAGCCTAACCGCGCGGTGATATCCGCCGCCGGATGCGGCGTCGGTGGCTGGAGGTCGGGGCCGCCGGCTATCTACTCGGCTGCCGTGACTATCCACAGTTTCCACAGGTTTATCCACATCCGGATAACGGGTAAGGGGAGCGTTACCACAGCGCTATCGGGGTAGCCGTGGTTCGACATGTGGATAACACCACGGGCTTGCCGGTGTGCCATCGACAGCCCGGAAGGGCCGTTGAGCGAATGGATGACCTCCGGTCACAAATGTCCTTGCCCGCCCCGCCCCAACGCGCACGTCAGCGGGCCGTTTTCCAACCCCGGTTTGAAGCGCTATGATCGCGTTCGCGAAAAATTGTTTGTGACTCACCTCACTACCGCGGGGTGAGGGGCGGGTGAAAGGCGATTGATGGCCACGCATTCGTTCGGTCCGGGTTCACCGGCCCCCTCGAAGTCGTACTCCGGCTCGCCCGCGTGGAATCACAGCTACAGCGTCGCCGCACTGCGCGCCGGGCTCATCGCGCTCGCGCTGCTGGCGATTCTCGCCCTCATCGTTTTGTCCTGACTCGTTCGGGCTTGATTCGGCGCCGAACGGGTACCCGCGTTCGGGGCTCATAGCGGCCGTTCTTGCGGTCCGTCCGGTCATGGAGCAGGGTTGTCTACGGCTGGCCGCCGCGTTGGCGGGCCCGCGCAATGAGCCTAAGAAGACAATCGAAGAAAGGAACGCCGTGGCTGAATACACCCTGCCCGATCTGGACTGGGACTACGCAGCGCTGGAACCGCACATCTCGGGGCAGATCAACGAGATTCATCACACCAAGCACCACGCCGCGTACGTCAAGGGCGTGAACGACGCGGTCGCCAAACTCGAAGAGGCACGCGCCAATGACGACCACGCCTCGATCTTCCTGAACGAAAAGAACCTGGCGTTCCACCTCGGCGGCCACGTGAACCACTCGATCTGGTGGAAGAACCTGTCGCCGGACGGCGGCGACAAGCCGACCGGAGAGCTGGCCGCCGCGATCGATGACGCGTTCGGATCGTTCGACAAATTCCGCGCGCAGTTCAGCGCGGCCGCCAACGGCCTGCAGGGTTCGGGCTGGGCGGTCCTGGGCTATGACACGCTCGGTGACAGACTGCTCACCTTCCAGCTGTATGACCAGCAGGCCAACGTCCCGCTCGGCATCATTCCCCTGCTGCAGGTCGACATGTGGGAGCACGCTTTCTACCTGCAGTACAAGAACGTCAAGGCGGACTACGTCAAGGCGTTCTGGAACGTCGTCAACTGGGCCGACGTGCAGAAGCGGTACGCGGCCGCCACGTCGAAAACCAGCGGGCTGATCTTCGGCTGAGGCCTCCTCGAATCGGCACGGGGCGTCGCGCGGCATGCGCGGCGCCCCTGTCGTTTGTCCGGCCGCGAATCGGGCATTCCGAGAAGATGTGCGCCACTAGCCGTGTCGGGTTGCACGGCGCCGAACCCGCAGGCATGCTTAGTCATTCGAGCTACCAGTGTGGTTAATCGGACGGAGGCGTCGCGCGGAGGTCGAAATGGAGACTGGGTCTGACCGCCCGATAGGGGTTTCCCCTTTCCATGCTCGTGGTGCCCTGAAAGGGTTTGTGATCTCCGGGCGTTGGCCCGATTCGACCAAGGAGTGGGCCCAGCTGCTCATGGTAGCCGTGCGGGTCGCGTCGTTGCCCGGATTGCTCTCCACCACAACGGTGTTCGGTGCCCGCGAGGAGCTACCCGACGCGCCCGAGCCGGGCACCGTCGGCCTGGTGCTCGCCGAGGGTACCGTCTTCGGTGAATCGGCAATCCAGCCAGGATATTTCGCCGACCACCAACCGCCCGCGCTGTTGATGTTGCATCCGCCCTCGGAGACCACGCCTTCCCTGCCGGAATGCAGCGGCGCGGCGTCTGGTTGCGTGCTGCTGCCCGGCTTGCCATACCTGGGGCTCGAGCATCGGGCGGCCTGGGTGGAAGCCGAGGCCGACGGCACGATCACGTCCATGGTGAGCCGGGTCGGCGTCGATCCCATCAGCCATCCCGACACCGCGATTCTGGCGATGCTGCTGGCGGCATAAGCGGTTGCCGCTTCGCCCGGACGGCCTTTCTCGACACCGCACAGCGTTCGTTCTGCGGTGCCCCCGCGGGCGCCCCCATCGCCCACGAGCTCCGATTCGTGTTTCCCGGCGCGTCCGCGTGCTGCTGTTTCGGGACGCAGCAGGCGTCCGACAGCAAATAAGGCGTTAAGCAATCATAAATTGCTGTCCGGTTGCGGTGCGACCGCACAGCACGTCGCCATCCCACACGTCGCCCCGACCGGCGCCGCCGGTCGGCCACCGTGTGCCCGATCCCCAATTCTGCGTATAACCTGTGAGTTCCGTGGATTTAGTGGACACCTCAGCGAATCAGTTAGACGCTCGTCAAGTGTGGCATCGGCACGTTCCAGCTACGTCCGACGCATATCCGTGGGGGTTTGCACCTGGTTAGGCACACAAACCCTCGCTACCATGATCAGCAAATACACCTAGGTAATAGTTCACTTCTACAGCCCAGTGGAGGTCATATCCAATGAGCACGACGTTCGCTGCTCGCCTGAACCGCCTGTTCGACACGGTGTATCCCCCGGGACGGGGGCCGCACACCTCCGCGGAAGTGATCGCGGCTCTCAAGGCGGAGGGCGTCACGATGTCGGCTCCCTACCTGTCGCAGTTGCGGTCGGGGAACCGCACCAACCCGTCGGCGGCCACCATGGCCGCATTGGCCAACTTCTTCCGCATCAAGCCGGCCTACTTCACCGACGACGAGTACTACGAGAAGCTCGATAGGGAGCTGTCGTTCCTGGCCACGATGCGCGACGACGGGGTGCGCCGTATCGCCCTGCGCGCATCCGAGTTGTCCCCCGAGGCCCAGCACGAGGTCATGCAGCGGGTCAACGAACTGCGCCGCGCGGAGCACCTGGACGCGTAGCTGTACCGGTTACGGACGCCCACCCCGGCCGCCCCGACCTGGAGGGCTTCCGCCCGCCCACGCCGATTAGGGTGGCTCACGGATCGCGCACGCGCGAAAGCGATAGTCCACAACAGACCGGGGAGGCGGCCGGGAATGGGCCTGTTCCGCAAGCGAAAGAGTCGCGCGACGCGTCGCGCCGAAGCCCGTGCGATCAAGGCCCGCGCGAAGCTGGAGGCCAAGCTCGCCGCCAAGAACGAGACCCGCCGATACAAGGCGGCCCAGCGGGCGGAGGCCAAGGCACTGCGAGCGCAGATCAAGGCCCAACGGGACACCGATCGAACGGCGTTGAAGGTCGCCGAGGCCGAACTCAAAGCGGCGCGGGAGGGGAAGATCCTCTCCCCGACGCGGATCCGCCGGGCGCTGACCGTGTCCCGGCTGCTCGCGCCGATCCTCACTCCACTCGTCTACCGTGCCGCCGTCTCAGCGCGCGCGCTGATCGATCAGCGCCGCGCGGACCGACTCGGGATCCCGTTGGCCCAGATCGGGCAGTTCTCCGGCCACGGCGCGCAGCTGTCGGCCCGGATCGCCGGCGCGGAGAAGTCCCTGCGGGCCGTGCAAGACAAGAAGCCCAAGGACGCCGAGACCAAGCAATTCGTGTCGGCCATCAGCGAGCGGCTCGCCGATCTGTCGGCGGCCGTCACCGCCGCGGAGAACATGCCGGCCGCGCGGCGCCGGGCGGCCCACGCCGCGATCGCGGCGCAGCTCGACGGCATCGAGGCGGACCTGATGGCCCGGCTCGGGCTGGGCTGACCGCGGATGGGATCCGGCATGTCGATCCGCGCGCGGCGGACGGCCCGCCTGCCGATCGCGGTGGCCGCGGCCGTCGCGCTCTATGTCGGCGCGGCGGCGCACCTCCCCGCGGCATGGGCCCACGTCCACGCCACCAGCGACGACGCCGTGCGGGGCGCCATGGCGGTCGTCACCTTTCAGGTCCCCAACGAATCGAACGTGGGCGCGGCGACCACCGCGCTCAGCGTCGCGCTGCCCGACGTGGCCTCGGCGCGCGCCGAAACCATGCCGGGGTGGACGACCAAGCTCGACCGCGACGCGGTATCGGGCGCCGTGCGCTCGGTGACGTGGACGGCGGCGCCGGGCGGCGGCATCGGGGCTGATCAGTTCGCGCTGTTCCGGATGTCGGTGAAATTGCCCGACACCGAGACGGTGAGCTTTCCGGCCACGCAGACCTACTCCGACGGCACGGTGGTGAAGTGGGACCAGCCCCCGAAGCCCGACGGTGGCGAGCCCGAATATCCCGTGCCCACGCTGACGCTTGCCGCGGCACCGGCGGCCTCGCAGAGCCACCATCCGCCCTCCGCGGCGCCGGCCCGGCAGGCGACCGCGCCACAGCCCAAGTCGTCGGACAGCACCGCCCGACTGCTCGGCGGCGCGGCCTTGGTCGTGGCCGCGCTGGGCGTCTGCCTCGCGCTGATCCGCCGACGGACATGAGGCGGTTGGCGATCACCGCATGCGTCGCTGCCCTGCTGGTGATCGCAACGCTGACCGCGCCCGCGGCGTCGGCGCACGCAACGCGGATAGCCAGCGATCCGGCCGACAGGGCCGTCCTCGCGGCCGGTCCCGCGCGAGTGAGCGCCACCTTCAACGAACAGCTGCAAACCACGTTCGCTGCCATGACGGTCGTCGGGCCCGACGGCAACACGTGGTCGGCCGGCGACCCCGTGGTGCGGGGTGCGGTGGTCGGCATCGACCTGCGGCCGCTGGGCCCGGCCGGGACCTACACGGTGAACTACCGGGTGACGTCCGCCGACGGTCACGTGGTCTCCGGCTCGTGGTCGTTTCGGTTGACGGTGCCGGGCACCGGGACGCCGGGCCCCCCGGCTGGCGGCGCCCCCGCCGGCGGTGACGTCCCGGTGTGGCCGTTCGTCGTGGTGGCGGGGCTGCTCGTCGCTGGAGGCGCCCTGTGGTCGGTGCGGCGCAGACCGTGACCGGCGCCCGAGGCGCCCGCACTCCTGCTGGCATGATGGGTTCGAAGAACCCGCGTGGGCTAGAAAACGACTGAAGAAAGCTCAAGGAGCGGCCGCATGGCAGACCCGCAAGATCCACCCAACAGCGAACCCGAGAACGCATCGAACCCGCCTCCGGAGCCGCCCGCGCCGGCCGCCCCGCCGGAAAAGAAGCCCCCGGCCAAGGCGGTCAAGAAGACCGCGAAGGCACCCGCCAAGAAAGCGCCCGCGAAGAAAGCGCCCGCCAAAAAGGCGCCCGCGAAAAAAGCGCCCGCGAAGAAGGCGCCCGCGAAAGCCGCCGCGGCCCCGGCGAAGGCCGCCGAGCCGCCCGTCGAGGTGCAGCGCCGGATCGAAAGCAACGGCGACCTCGCGGCGGCCGCCAAAGACGCTGCAGCACAAGCGAAATCAGCTGTCGACGCCGTCAACAACCCGGTTTCTCCCGAGGTTCCCGCGGCGGCCCTGACCCAGTCGCCGGTGCCGTTGATCGTCGCCCTGGCCGTCAGCCTGCTGGCGATCCTGTTGATCCGGCAGCTGCGGCGCCGCTGACCGGGACCTGGCCGCTACCGTGTCAGACGTGACCGTGCTCTTCAAGCCGACCGCCGACCTCGTCGACGACATCGGAGCCGACGTCCGCAGCTGCGACGTCCAATTCCGCCAATTCGGTGGCCGCCCGCAGTTCGCCGGACCCATCAGCACGGTGCGCTGCTTCGAAGACAACGCGCTGCTGAAATCGGTGCTCTCCGAGCCGGGTGCGGGCGGAGTGCTGGTCATCGACGGCGGCGGCTCCCTGCATTCGGCGCTGGTCGGAGACGTGATCGCCGAGCTGGCCCGCTCGAACGGGTGGGCCGGGCTGGTCATCAACGGGGCGGTGCGCGACGCTGCCGCGCTGCGTGGCCTCGACATCGGCATCAAAGCGCTGGGCACCAACCCCCGCAAGAGCAGCAAGACCGGCGCCGGCGAGCGCGACGTCGAGGTCACGCTGGGCGGGGTGACGTTCGTGCCGGGGGAGATCGCCTACAGCGACGACGACGGCATCGTCGTCGTCAAGCCCTAAACGGCGACCGGCGCCCGCCTTTTCGCGAATCGCAGACCCTCGTCGGCGACCTTGCCGCGGCGGATCGTGCGCATGTCGAAGAAGTAGTTCTGCTTGAGCCGCCACGGTGCGCGCGACCCTGACTTGGGCAGCATGTCCATCGCCCGCTGGAAATACCCGGGGCTGAAGTCCATGAACGGCAGCTCGTCGACGTCATCGCCGGGATGCTCCGGCTCGACGAAGTCAAAACCCTTGTCGTCCATGTAGTTCAGCAGCCGGCAGACGAACTCGGAGACCAGGTCCGCCTTCAGCGTCCACGAGGCGTTGGTGTAGCCGAAGGTGATCGCGAAGTTGGGAACCCCGGAGAACATCAGGCCCTTGTAGGTCATCAACGACGTCAGTTCGATCGGCTCATCGTTCCTGGTGGGCTTCACCCCGCCGAGCAGCTGCATGTTCAAACCCGTTGCGGTGATGATGATGTCGGCCTGCAGCTCCTCACCCGAGGTGAGCCTGATGCCCGTCTTGGTGAACCGGTCGATGGTGTCGGTGACCACGTCCGCCTTGCCGTGCCGGATGGTCCGGAAGAAATCGCCGTCGGGAGCCAGGCACAGTCGCTGGTCCCACACGTTGTACCGCGGCCCGAAGTGCTTCTCGACGTCGTAGCCCTGCGGCAGGCGTCGCTTGGCCATGGTCATCAACGTCTTGCGCATGTAGGCCGGGCGTTTCCGCGACAGCTGGTACTGGAACGTGCTGAAGGCGATCGCTTTCCAGCGGTTGGCGATGTGCGCCAAGCGGTCCGGCAACCACCGGTTGAACCGCACGGCGAACGGGTCGACCCCGGGCAGCGAGCCGATGTAGGTCGGCGAGCGCTGCAGCATCGTGACGTGACCGGAGCCCGAGTTCACCAGGGCCGGAATCAGGGTGATCGCGGTGGCGCCGGACCCGATGACGACGATCTTCTTGCCCGCGTAGTCGAGGTCCTCCGGCCAGTGCTGCGGGTGGATGATCTGGCCCTCGAAGTCGTCGGCGCCGGGGAAGGTGGGCGAGTACCCCTCGTCGTAGTTGTAGTAGCCGGTGCACGCGAACAGGAATGAGCAGGTGAGTTCGCGCTGTTGGCCATCGGACTCGACGGTGAGGGTCCAGCGGTTGTCGGTGTCGGACCAATCGGCGGCCAGGACGCGCTGGCGGTAGCGGATGTGCCGGTCGATCTTGTTCTCAACCGCGGCCTCGTTGATATAGGCCTTGATGTCGGCGCCGTCGGCGATCGATTTCGCCGAGTGCCAGGGCTTGAACCGGAACCCCAGGGTGAACATGTCGGAGTCCGACCGGATGCCCGGGTATTTGAACAGGTCCCAGGTGCCGCCCAGGTCGTCGCGGCGCTCGAGAATGGCGTAGCTCTTGGTCGGGCAGCGCTCTTGCAGGTGCCACGCGGCGCTGATCCCCGAGATGCCGGCGCCCACGATGATCACGTCAAGGTGCTCAGTCATGCGGCCACGTTATCAACGCTGTGTCGACGCAGTCAACGCTGTGTCGAAACTTTCGACACTGTGTAAAGTAACGGTCGTGACTACCGCCGGCCAGACCCGTGCCCTGCGTGGGCGCCGCGCAATCCGTCCCTCGGGAGACGACCGTGAGCAGGCGATCCTGGCGACCGCCGAACGGCTGCTGGAGCAGCGCTCGTTCGCCGACATCTCCGTCGATGACCTGGCCAAGGGTGCCGGACTGTCGCG contains:
- a CDS encoding glycerophosphodiester phosphodiesterase, yielding MTWAEEVLAGHPFVVAHRGASAARPEHTLAAYDLALREGADGVECDVRLTRDGHLVCVHDRRLDRTSTGAGLVSTMTLAELRELEYGAWHDSWREDGTHGDTSLLTLDALVSLVLDWRRPVKLFIETKHPVRYGSLVETKLLALLHRFGIAAPASADRSRAVVMSFSAAAVWRIRRAAPLLPTVLLGRTARYLTSGAATAVGATAVGPSLATLKEYPQLADRAIAQGRAVYCWNVDEYEDLDFCRDVGVAWLATHHPGRTKAYLQNGRGG
- a CDS encoding DUF4328 domain-containing protein encodes the protein MIQVCSQCGTRWNVRERQREWCPRCRGALLAPLPDAPAPDPRWGAQTAAPASRPSGARGWQRTPPRLPPGFRWIAVRPGAAPPTRRGRRPLGPTPRYAVMPRWGLADRVEPTPAAAEAAARPGPAVPTIRTTLFVSVLVLGIAALVYVVRYLLLIINRNTLLNSWIAAGADWLGVLASAAAIAAVFTSGVMLIRWLIARRAAVFAHHGLPEPRSTRTLWAGCVVPLANLLWAPVYVIELAILEEYYARIRRPIVQWWVAWVASYLVSVFAMVTSFARDAQGIANNTITMVFAYLLAALTIAAAARVFEGFERKPVERPAHRWVVVTDDPVPTSRPVELEGQEAAALGV
- a CDS encoding superoxide dismutase; translation: MAEYTLPDLDWDYAALEPHISGQINEIHHTKHHAAYVKGVNDAVAKLEEARANDDHASIFLNEKNLAFHLGGHVNHSIWWKNLSPDGGDKPTGELAAAIDDAFGSFDKFRAQFSAAANGLQGSGWAVLGYDTLGDRLLTFQLYDQQANVPLGIIPLLQVDMWEHAFYLQYKNVKADYVKAFWNVVNWADVQKRYAAATSKTSGLIFG
- a CDS encoding peptidase: METGSDRPIGVSPFHARGALKGFVISGRWPDSTKEWAQLLMVAVRVASLPGLLSTTTVFGAREELPDAPEPGTVGLVLAEGTVFGESAIQPGYFADHQPPALLMLHPPSETTPSLPECSGAASGCVLLPGLPYLGLEHRAAWVEAEADGTITSMVSRVGVDPISHPDTAILAMLLAA
- a CDS encoding helix-turn-helix domain-containing protein, producing the protein MSTTFAARLNRLFDTVYPPGRGPHTSAEVIAALKAEGVTMSAPYLSQLRSGNRTNPSAATMAALANFFRIKPAYFTDDEYYEKLDRELSFLATMRDDGVRRIALRASELSPEAQHEVMQRVNELRRAEHLDA
- a CDS encoding DUF6474 family protein gives rise to the protein MGLFRKRKSRATRRAEARAIKARAKLEAKLAAKNETRRYKAAQRAEAKALRAQIKAQRDTDRTALKVAEAELKAAREGKILSPTRIRRALTVSRLLAPILTPLVYRAAVSARALIDQRRADRLGIPLAQIGQFSGHGAQLSARIAGAEKSLRAVQDKKPKDAETKQFVSAISERLADLSAAVTAAENMPAARRRAAHAAIAAQLDGIEADLMARLGLG
- a CDS encoding YcnI family protein; this encodes MSIRARRTARLPIAVAAAVALYVGAAAHLPAAWAHVHATSDDAVRGAMAVVTFQVPNESNVGAATTALSVALPDVASARAETMPGWTTKLDRDAVSGAVRSVTWTAAPGGGIGADQFALFRMSVKLPDTETVSFPATQTYSDGTVVKWDQPPKPDGGEPEYPVPTLTLAAAPAASQSHHPPSAAPARQATAPQPKSSDSTARLLGGAALVVAALGVCLALIRRRT
- a CDS encoding copper resistance CopC family protein, with translation MRRLAITACVAALLVIATLTAPAASAHATRIASDPADRAVLAAGPARVSATFNEQLQTTFAAMTVVGPDGNTWSAGDPVVRGAVVGIDLRPLGPAGTYTVNYRVTSADGHVVSGSWSFRLTVPGTGTPGPPAGGAPAGGDVPVWPFVVVAGLLVAGGALWSVRRRP
- a CDS encoding Rv3852 family protein, whose translation is MADPQDPPNSEPENASNPPPEPPAPAAPPEKKPPAKAVKKTAKAPAKKAPAKKAPAKKAPAKKAPAKKAPAKAAAAPAKAAEPPVEVQRRIESNGDLAAAAKDAAAQAKSAVDAVNNPVSPEVPAAALTQSPVPLIVALAVSLLAILLIRQLRRR
- the rraA gene encoding ribonuclease E activity regulator RraA produces the protein MTVLFKPTADLVDDIGADVRSCDVQFRQFGGRPQFAGPISTVRCFEDNALLKSVLSEPGAGGVLVIDGGGSLHSALVGDVIAELARSNGWAGLVINGAVRDAAALRGLDIGIKALGTNPRKSSKTGAGERDVEVTLGGVTFVPGEIAYSDDDGIVVVKP
- a CDS encoding flavin-containing monooxygenase is translated as MTEHLDVIIVGAGISGISAAWHLQERCPTKSYAILERRDDLGGTWDLFKYPGIRSDSDMFTLGFRFKPWHSAKSIADGADIKAYINEAAVENKIDRHIRYRQRVLAADWSDTDNRWTLTVESDGQQRELTCSFLFACTGYYNYDEGYSPTFPGADDFEGQIIHPQHWPEDLDYAGKKIVVIGSGATAITLIPALVNSGSGHVTMLQRSPTYIGSLPGVDPFAVRFNRWLPDRLAHIANRWKAIAFSTFQYQLSRKRPAYMRKTLMTMAKRRLPQGYDVEKHFGPRYNVWDQRLCLAPDGDFFRTIRHGKADVVTDTIDRFTKTGIRLTSGEELQADIIITATGLNMQLLGGVKPTRNDEPIELTSLMTYKGLMFSGVPNFAITFGYTNASWTLKADLVSEFVCRLLNYMDDKGFDFVEPEHPGDDVDELPFMDFSPGYFQRAMDMLPKSGSRAPWRLKQNYFFDMRTIRRGKVADEGLRFAKRRAPVAV